Proteins found in one Bacillus sp. BGMRC 2118 genomic segment:
- the megL gene encoding methionine gamma-lyase, whose translation MKSEKRFQTNAIHGTYKSEQHFGSLTPPLFQTSTFVFDTAEQGEQRFLGEEQGMIYSRLGNPTVQLLEERMALLESGEKALAFGSGMAAVSAVLLHYVKEGSHILCSRGIYGCTYGLLKWLEEKFHITFDLSDLDSEEEIKSKITNKTVCIFLETPINPTMEIISLKTVTKVAKKHNIPVVVDNTFCSPYLQRPLELGCDIVLHSATKYIGGHGDVVGGIIVGKEEEMNEIASHVRKDIGGIMSPFDAWLLIRGLKTLHVRMDRHCENAEKIAARLLEHKNVDKVIYPSLFKGKDAEIVKEQMSKSGGVISFTVHGGKEQAQRLLNHVSLLKVAVSLGDTETLIQHPASMTHAIVPKDDREKMGIVDNLIRLSVGLEDWEDIWNDLENALNQL comes from the coding sequence ATGAAAAGCGAAAAGAGATTTCAAACAAATGCCATTCATGGAACGTACAAATCGGAGCAGCACTTTGGGAGTCTTACTCCTCCATTGTTTCAAACTTCAACATTTGTATTCGATACAGCTGAGCAAGGGGAACAGCGATTCTTAGGGGAAGAACAAGGCATGATTTATTCAAGGTTAGGGAATCCGACTGTCCAGCTCTTAGAGGAACGTATGGCGCTATTAGAAAGCGGAGAAAAAGCTTTAGCATTTGGATCTGGGATGGCAGCTGTTTCTGCAGTATTGCTGCATTACGTAAAGGAAGGAAGCCATATACTTTGTTCTAGAGGCATATACGGATGTACGTATGGCTTATTAAAATGGCTTGAGGAGAAATTTCATATCACCTTTGATTTGTCTGATCTAGATTCAGAGGAAGAGATCAAATCAAAGATTACAAATAAAACAGTGTGTATCTTTCTAGAAACACCAATTAACCCAACAATGGAGATTATTTCGCTAAAGACCGTTACAAAGGTAGCGAAGAAACATAATATTCCCGTTGTAGTAGATAATACATTTTGCTCTCCATACCTGCAACGACCACTAGAACTTGGGTGTGACATCGTTCTTCATAGTGCAACGAAATATATTGGTGGACACGGTGATGTTGTTGGTGGAATCATTGTAGGAAAAGAAGAAGAAATGAATGAAATTGCTAGTCATGTTCGAAAAGATATAGGTGGAATAATGTCACCTTTTGATGCGTGGCTACTTATCAGAGGGCTGAAGACGCTTCACGTCCGGATGGATCGCCATTGTGAAAATGCTGAAAAAATAGCTGCGAGATTACTAGAACACAAGAACGTTGATAAGGTGATTTATCCAAGTCTATTCAAAGGAAAAGATGCTGAAATTGTGAAGGAACAGATGTCTAAATCCGGAGGCGTGATTTCTTTTACAGTTCATGGTGGAAAAGAACAGGCTCAAAGGCTTTTGAATCATGTCTCACTATTAAAAGTAGCTGTTAGCTTAGGAGACACCGAGACACTTATTCAGCATCCTGCATCCATGACTCATGCGATTGTTCCAAAAGACGACCGTGAAAAGATGGGGATTGTTGATAACTTAATTCGCCTCTCTGTCGGGTTAGAAGATTGGGAAGATATTTGGAACGACCTAGAGAACGCGTTGAATCAACTATAA
- the thiI gene encoding tRNA 4-thiouridine(8) synthase ThiI: protein MQYDQILIRYGEITTKGRNRNRFIDALKENIQIKLKRFSKLTYEKTRDRMFITLNGEPHKEIMDELETVFGIHSYSLALKTETNLEAMKAGALFAFNEAREGVKTFKVAVKRSYKQFPLDTHQLNHEIGAYVLSNTEGITVDVRNPDVEVRVEVREHATYISCYTRMGAGGMPVGSSGKVLLLLSGGIDSPVAGYLTMKRGVAIDAIHFESPPYTNERAKQKVIDLAGKLALHCKKINIHMVPFTEIQTTIHKEIPSNYSMTIMRRMMLRIAEQIAERNEILALATGESLGQVASQTLYSMNTINEVTNMPIIRPVITMDKLEIIEIAHKIDTYEISIRPFEDCCTIFTPSSPATRPRREKANRFEEAYDFTKLIEEAVRNTQVVQVRADHNPMKETFDDLF, encoded by the coding sequence ATGCAGTATGATCAAATATTAATCCGATATGGTGAAATTACGACAAAGGGAAGAAACCGTAACAGGTTTATAGATGCCTTAAAAGAGAACATACAAATTAAACTGAAGAGATTCTCGAAATTAACATATGAGAAAACGAGAGATCGAATGTTCATCACATTGAATGGTGAACCCCATAAGGAAATTATGGATGAGCTTGAAACGGTGTTTGGTATTCATTCCTATAGCCTGGCTCTCAAGACAGAAACGAACTTAGAAGCTATGAAAGCAGGTGCCCTTTTCGCATTTAACGAGGCTAGAGAAGGCGTGAAGACCTTTAAGGTAGCTGTAAAACGATCTTACAAACAGTTCCCGTTAGATACACATCAGCTAAATCACGAGATTGGAGCTTATGTTTTATCAAACACTGAAGGAATCACTGTAGATGTTCGAAATCCAGATGTTGAAGTTCGTGTAGAGGTTCGTGAACATGCGACATATATCTCTTGCTATACCCGTATGGGAGCTGGAGGAATGCCTGTTGGATCTAGTGGAAAGGTATTATTACTTTTATCAGGGGGAATTGATAGTCCTGTTGCTGGATATTTGACGATGAAAAGAGGAGTGGCCATTGATGCCATTCACTTTGAAAGTCCTCCATACACGAATGAGCGGGCAAAACAGAAGGTAATTGATTTAGCAGGTAAGCTTGCTCTTCACTGCAAGAAGATCAATATTCATATGGTGCCATTCACTGAAATTCAAACAACGATTCATAAAGAAATACCAAGTAATTATTCAATGACAATTATGAGAAGAATGATGCTCCGAATTGCTGAACAAATTGCGGAGCGTAATGAAATTTTAGCTTTAGCAACCGGTGAAAGTCTTGGTCAAGTGGCAAGTCAGACTCTATACAGTATGAATACCATTAACGAGGTTACAAATATGCCAATTATTCGTCCTGTCATTACAATGGATAAGTTGGAAATCATTGAGATAGCTCATAAAATTGATACGTATGAAATTTCAATTAGACCTTTTGAAGATTGTTGTACAATCTTTACACCATCATCTCCGGCGACACGACCACGAAGAGAGAAGGCCAATCGATTTGAAGAGGCTTATGATTTTACAAAGCTCATTGAAGAGGCTGTAAGAAATACTCAAGTTGTACAAGTTCGAGCTGATCACAATCCAATGAAAGAAACGTTTGATGATTTATTTTAG
- a CDS encoding diguanylate cyclase, producing the protein MMKNRQLNIDDIKGRFYDLLVGDNVPKETIMNEFLQKIRYFLSAKSVNHYVYNESNHQYVLSSNMDMQPILHNINDTELLYTLQEGKVHIESNTTTQIIYIPLRNNESYNELLSISITDNEFIHLDWDQFRKVCEQFISLLTKHIELTNGERRSKLLYNVTSKFHSTMDTEEVLTEIISTLKEEYPNFNYYLLLSHDYTNLAELPIKEIQYDDSNVSAAQAYVTGDIQIDNNNNQLSSLYAPLKGKQGVYGVLQVISSNSLSFPNEEVQFISLLAQTAGSALENANLYQQSKQLITDLQLINEVSHQLNSNLRLNEAISYMSQQIVTSFHAMEVGFVLFTNDSQTILQGSTDYFTNDDQAQFLIHYLYNQINVEKEALFVGDIKTNDVPCVFRSVMAVPMIQEGVLRGIAAVLHKEPYFFTFETFKLVQSLIYHSTLAVTNSMLREELENLVITDFLTKLHTRKYLNDSIEKSMETDAFGTFLLIDIDNFKLVNDTYGHQVGDDILKQVAQIIQDNIREFDIGARWGGEELSIYLPRVDIQAGVAVATRLVQRVEELTKPNITISCGVSYWKQGRPDNPVTLFKRADEALYLAKETGKNRVNVQSYNE; encoded by the coding sequence ATGATGAAAAACCGACAATTGAATATTGATGATATAAAAGGTCGTTTTTATGATCTTTTAGTGGGGGATAATGTTCCAAAAGAAACAATAATGAACGAGTTTCTTCAAAAAATACGTTATTTCCTATCGGCAAAATCAGTTAATCATTATGTATATAATGAAAGCAATCATCAATATGTACTATCTTCTAATATGGACATGCAACCCATTCTACACAACATAAATGACACCGAACTCCTTTATACATTACAAGAAGGAAAAGTGCATATCGAAAGCAATACCACTACTCAAATCATCTACATACCATTAAGAAATAATGAGAGTTACAATGAACTACTCTCCATATCTATAACAGATAATGAATTCATACACTTAGATTGGGATCAGTTTAGGAAAGTTTGTGAACAGTTCATATCATTGTTAACAAAGCACATTGAGTTAACGAATGGGGAGAGACGTTCTAAGCTCTTATATAACGTAACTTCAAAGTTTCATTCAACAATGGACACGGAGGAAGTACTAACTGAAATTATTTCTACATTAAAAGAGGAATATCCTAATTTTAATTATTACTTACTTCTTTCACATGACTATACAAACTTGGCAGAACTGCCAATAAAAGAAATACAATATGATGATTCAAACGTTTCTGCAGCTCAAGCATACGTAACAGGTGACATTCAAATTGATAATAACAATAATCAACTATCATCCTTATATGCACCATTAAAAGGTAAACAAGGCGTATACGGAGTTTTGCAAGTGATTTCTTCCAATTCACTATCCTTTCCTAATGAAGAAGTACAGTTTATCTCATTATTAGCACAAACAGCTGGAAGCGCATTAGAAAATGCAAATCTTTACCAACAATCGAAACAATTAATAACAGACCTTCAGCTTATAAATGAAGTCTCTCATCAATTAAATTCAAATTTACGTTTAAATGAAGCGATTAGCTATATGTCTCAACAGATTGTTACATCTTTTCATGCAATGGAAGTAGGTTTTGTTTTATTTACGAATGATTCACAAACTATACTCCAAGGTAGTACTGACTATTTTACGAATGATGATCAGGCACAATTTCTTATCCACTATTTATATAATCAGATTAATGTAGAAAAGGAAGCCTTATTTGTTGGTGATATTAAGACTAACGATGTACCTTGTGTATTCAGGTCAGTTATGGCTGTTCCTATGATTCAAGAAGGAGTACTCCGTGGGATTGCAGCTGTTTTGCATAAGGAACCTTATTTCTTTACGTTTGAGACTTTCAAGCTTGTACAGTCTTTGATCTACCATTCTACATTAGCAGTAACAAACTCAATGCTTCGTGAGGAGTTGGAAAATCTTGTAATAACAGATTTCCTAACGAAGCTGCATACTAGAAAATACCTAAATGACAGTATTGAAAAATCAATGGAAACGGATGCCTTTGGGACGTTTTTATTAATTGATATTGATAATTTTAAGCTAGTAAATGATACGTATGGACATCAAGTTGGTGATGATATCTTAAAGCAAGTAGCCCAAATTATTCAAGACAACATTAGAGAATTTGATATCGGAGCAAGGTGGGGTGGAGAGGAACTGTCGATATATTTACCAAGAGTTGATATACAGGCAGGAGTTGCTGTTGCTACTCGACTTGTACAACGGGTAGAAGAATTAACGAAGCCAAACATTACCATTTCTTGCGGAGTGAGCTACTGGAAGCAAGGACGACCCGATAATCCTGTGACTTTATTTAAGCGGGCAGATGAGGCATTATATTTAGCGAAAGAAACGGGGAAGAACCGTGTAAACGTCCAATCATATAATGAATAA
- a CDS encoding cysteine desulfurase yields MIYLDNSATTRPFPEVIESFTKVASQYFGNPSSIHALGSDAERLIMKARENIATLLSVHPNEIIFTSGGTEGNNIAVKGTALKYRNRGKHIITTSIEHASIHEGFKQLEANGYDITYLPVNEDGHITVEQVSEVIRKDTILVSVIHVNNEVGSIQPVMEIGSMLKSHPRVLYHVDYVQGIGKVPLSIYDANIDILTASGHKFHGIKGTGFLYVRNGLILEPLFTGGSQESQLRAGTENVPGIVAMARALRMTLENADQKIAELEKLKNQLMNNLSQMPEVVMNTPKYSSAPHIVNFSVPGVKPEALVHALEEYEIYVSTKSACSSRDASASRILIEMKKDEMVTKSAIRVSMSTLTTKEEIDTFSQALTEIITKKIVIKR; encoded by the coding sequence ATGATTTATTTAGATAATAGCGCAACAACAAGACCTTTTCCTGAAGTGATTGAATCGTTTACGAAAGTAGCGAGTCAATATTTTGGGAATCCATCCTCCATTCATGCACTTGGAAGTGATGCGGAACGTTTAATTATGAAAGCAAGGGAGAATATAGCCACATTACTTTCTGTTCACCCAAATGAAATCATTTTTACTTCTGGTGGGACTGAAGGAAATAATATTGCAGTAAAAGGGACTGCCCTTAAATATAGAAATAGAGGGAAGCACATCATCACCACTTCAATTGAGCATGCCTCTATTCATGAAGGATTTAAGCAATTAGAAGCAAACGGATATGATATTACATATTTACCTGTTAATGAAGATGGACATATTACAGTTGAACAAGTTAGTGAGGTAATCCGAAAAGATACGATCCTTGTGTCAGTTATTCATGTGAACAATGAAGTTGGCAGTATTCAACCTGTGATGGAAATCGGCAGCATGCTTAAAAGCCACCCACGAGTTCTATACCATGTTGACTATGTACAGGGAATAGGAAAAGTACCGTTATCCATCTATGATGCTAATATTGATATACTTACAGCATCCGGTCATAAGTTTCATGGCATAAAAGGCACAGGATTTTTGTATGTTCGAAATGGTCTCATCTTAGAGCCTTTATTTACAGGAGGCTCACAGGAAAGTCAGTTACGAGCAGGAACTGAAAATGTACCGGGTATTGTAGCCATGGCAAGAGCTTTACGAATGACATTAGAAAACGCAGATCAAAAAATTGCAGAATTAGAGAAATTGAAAAATCAATTAATGAATAATTTGAGTCAAATGCCTGAAGTGGTTATGAATACACCAAAGTATTCATCTGCTCCACATATTGTGAACTTTTCAGTACCCGGCGTAAAACCAGAGGCTCTTGTCCATGCTTTAGAGGAATATGAGATTTATGTTTCTACAAAATCAGCTTGTTCATCTAGGGACGCTTCAGCCAGCAGAATATTAATTGAAATGAAAAAAGATGAAATGGTTACAAAAAGTGCAATACGAGTCAGTATGTCTACACTTACAACAAAAGAGGAAATTGATACATTTTCCCAGGCACTAACAGAAATTATAACGAAAAAAATTGTAATTAAGAGGTAG
- a CDS encoding VOC family protein, whose translation MTPLFKRIDTVFLKVNDFERAIDWYCSVLGFTLRWKESEGGYAALNIGETPLTLVRSSVKVKESSVSFNFFSPDIETAHHHLKMNHVKVEPIQDEGDVKWFRFYDLEENQLEVCSFRE comes from the coding sequence ATGACACCACTATTTAAACGAATTGATACTGTCTTTTTAAAAGTAAATGATTTTGAACGTGCAATTGATTGGTACTGCTCGGTCTTGGGATTTACATTACGTTGGAAGGAAAGCGAGGGAGGATATGCTGCGCTAAACATTGGAGAAACTCCACTAACTCTTGTTCGTTCTTCTGTAAAAGTAAAAGAATCAAGTGTATCATTTAACTTCTTCTCTCCAGATATCGAAACAGCACACCATCATCTTAAAATGAACCACGTAAAGGTTGAACCTATTCAAGATGAAGGTGATGTTAAGTGGTTTAGGTTTTATGATTTAGAAGAAAATCAACTTGAAGTTTGTTCTTTTAGAGAATAA
- a CDS encoding RNA polymerase sigma factor — protein MEGNSVIEWFYLYEQDVTSFLVYYTGSMKVEDIVQETFFIAMKKRSTYKGTSHPKTWLISIARNLVIDEYRRKMVWNKMKHLFSLEKESSIPIEEMTISKLDHEQLYRAIEQLSTPYRDVVILRGILEYSSAEASEVLRCSSNKVNVMYHRALKKLKGILEKEGFQYGRSS, from the coding sequence ATGGAGGGGAATTCAGTTATAGAATGGTTTTATTTGTATGAACAAGACGTAACTAGTTTTTTAGTTTATTATACAGGTTCTATGAAAGTGGAAGACATTGTACAAGAAACGTTCTTCATAGCTATGAAAAAGAGATCAACGTATAAAGGTACCTCACATCCTAAAACGTGGCTCATTTCAATTGCACGAAATTTAGTAATAGATGAGTATCGGAGAAAAATGGTATGGAACAAAATGAAACACCTATTTTCACTAGAAAAAGAGAGTTCAATACCAATAGAAGAAATGACAATATCTAAACTAGATCATGAACAACTTTATCGAGCAATCGAACAGCTTTCTACTCCCTACAGAGACGTTGTGATTCTAAGAGGAATCTTAGAATACTCTTCTGCTGAAGCAAGTGAAGTGCTTCGCTGCAGTTCAAATAAAGTGAATGTAATGTATCATCGAGCGCTCAAAAAATTAAAAGGTATTTTAGAGAAGGAGGGTTTTCAATATGGAAGATCTTCATAA
- a CDS encoding GAF domain-containing protein, with translation MFKVEKYDESREKNYEMLLKQLKALIEDETNPTANLANASALLNQFLDEINWVGFYMTIDNELVLGPFQGLPACVRIPFGKGVCGTAALSKETQRIEDVHQFPGHIACDAASNSEIVVPLMKNGEVIGVLDIDSPNKDRFDELDQQYLEKFVEVLLQHI, from the coding sequence GTGTTTAAGGTCGAAAAGTACGATGAATCAAGAGAAAAGAATTATGAAATGTTACTCAAGCAGTTAAAAGCACTAATTGAAGATGAAACGAATCCAACTGCTAACCTAGCTAACGCTTCCGCTCTATTAAATCAGTTTTTAGATGAGATTAACTGGGTTGGATTTTACATGACCATTGATAATGAACTTGTACTAGGTCCATTCCAGGGTCTTCCTGCATGTGTGAGAATTCCATTTGGAAAAGGTGTTTGCGGAACAGCAGCTCTATCAAAAGAAACACAAAGAATTGAAGATGTTCATCAATTTCCAGGACATATCGCATGTGATGCAGCATCCAATTCAGAAATAGTTGTCCCATTAATGAAAAATGGTGAAGTCATTGGTGTATTAGATATTGATAGTCCGAATAAAGACCGTTTTGACGAACTGGATCAACAGTATTTAGAAAAATTCGTAGAAGTTTTACTTCAACATATTTAA
- the hisJ gene encoding histidinol-phosphatase HisJ: protein MLADGHIHTPYCPHGTLDSFDKYIEKAISLGLKEITFTEHAPLPSTFEDPTPLKDSAMKINQLENYFEEITSLKEKYQSTIKINTGLEVDYIEGYETEIREFLQKYGAFIDDSILSVHFLKHKEGYYCLDYSPEVFSTMISLFGSIEAIYKKYYETLLMSIRGDLGPFKPKRIGHITLVHKFQQKYPIQKRFEQEIVNLLDEMCIHHLQLDYNGAGTAKPLCREPYPPEWVIDEAIKRNIPIIYGSDAHQAKELGQGLYSMRNGVFMSPTSYNNAAFNEGV from the coding sequence TTGTTAGCTGACGGTCATATCCACACGCCATATTGCCCACACGGCACGTTGGATTCTTTTGATAAATATATTGAAAAAGCAATTTCACTTGGGCTTAAGGAGATCACATTTACAGAGCATGCCCCTTTGCCATCTACGTTTGAAGATCCTACTCCACTAAAGGATAGTGCGATGAAGATTAATCAACTGGAAAACTATTTTGAAGAAATAACAAGTTTAAAAGAAAAATATCAATCCACTATCAAAATTAATACAGGATTGGAAGTAGACTACATTGAAGGATATGAAACAGAAATTCGTGAATTTTTACAGAAGTACGGAGCGTTTATTGATGACAGCATCTTATCTGTACACTTTCTAAAACATAAAGAAGGTTATTATTGCTTGGATTATAGTCCTGAAGTTTTCTCTACAATGATCTCTTTATTCGGAAGTATAGAAGCCATTTATAAAAAGTACTATGAGACACTACTCATGTCGATTAGAGGCGATTTAGGTCCATTCAAGCCCAAGCGTATTGGTCATATTACGTTGGTGCACAAATTCCAACAAAAATATCCCATTCAAAAAAGATTTGAACAGGAAATTGTGAATCTATTAGATGAAATGTGTATACACCATTTACAACTAGATTATAACGGTGCAGGTACAGCAAAGCCATTGTGCAGGGAGCCTTATCCTCCAGAATGGGTTATAGACGAAGCGATTAAGCGTAACATACCTATTATTTATGGGTCTGATGCTCATCAGGCTAAGGAATTAGGACAAGGCCTTTATTCTATGAGAAATGGTGTATTTATGTCACCAACCTCCTACAATAATGCTGCTTTTAATGAAGGGGTATAA
- the rpsD gene encoding 30S ribosomal protein S4, whose translation MARYTGPSWKLSRRLGISLSGTGKELEKRPYAPGQHGPNQRKKLSEYGLQLQEKQKLRHMYGVNERQFRRAFDAAGKMTGIYGENFMILLESRLDNLVYRLGLARTRRAARQLVNHGHITVDGGRVDIPSYRVKPGQTISVREKSRNLVAVKEAVEVNNFVPDYLTFDADKLEGTFTRLPERSELPAEINEALIVEFYSR comes from the coding sequence ATGGCTCGTTATACAGGTCCAAGCTGGAAATTATCTCGTCGTCTTGGTATCTCTTTAAGTGGTACTGGGAAAGAATTAGAAAAGCGTCCTTACGCTCCTGGACAACATGGTCCAAACCAACGTAAAAAATTATCAGAATACGGTTTACAACTTCAAGAGAAGCAAAAGCTTCGTCACATGTATGGAGTTAATGAGCGTCAATTCCGTCGTGCATTTGATGCTGCTGGTAAAATGACAGGTATCTACGGTGAAAACTTCATGATTCTATTAGAATCACGTCTTGACAACCTAGTTTACCGTTTAGGATTAGCTCGTACTCGTCGTGCAGCTCGTCAATTAGTAAACCATGGTCACATCACAGTTGATGGTGGACGCGTTGATATTCCATCATACCGCGTTAAGCCTGGTCAAACAATCTCAGTACGTGAAAAGTCTCGCAACCTTGTTGCAGTTAAAGAAGCAGTTGAAGTAAACAACTTCGTACCTGACTACTTAACTTTCGACGCTGACAAGTTAGAAGGAACTTTCACACGTCTTCCTGAGCGTTCTGAACTACCAGCTGAAATCAACGAAGCATTAATCGTAGAATTCTATTCTCGTTAA
- the ezrA gene encoding septation ring formation regulator EzrA, with the protein MEFIIALILLIVVVLLFGVTIRKKVYKEVDRLEAWKIDIMNRPVTDELTMVKSLNMVGQTEELFEKWRNQWDEIVTTELPDIEEALFDIEESADKYRIRKANQLVAELNDRLHKIEESIQMILDELKELVGSEEKNRIEIEELKQVYRDVRRSLLAHSNTFGNAESKLESMLDEANEKFKEFDETVENGNVLVGTEIVSFIKERLARLQILISEVPALLKECGQVIPNQLDELLLGVKEMREEGFVLSHLQIEKEVAQIQQKLSEYLLNIENADIEPVKEGVADLLVTIDSFYDQLEKEVLSKHFVQKEVDPIHVSMNILYEETKETKIETEQVQLSYQLLDKDIEVQREIENQINTLIKRFSSVRMSIEESDIAYSIIKNELEDMKVQIEAIKLSHQEFINMLQALRKDETHVKDQLDVMRRMMIEAKQLVRKSNVPGLPESYLVEIQSCNEQIGEIADKLNEKPLHVPVLSQMLEKAMKDVERLTINTENIVEQAYLAEQVIQYGNRYRGRYLQLSEKLLSAEIAFRNFEYSRALEEAATALEKIEPGALKRIQQLLEEDELE; encoded by the coding sequence ATGGAATTCATCATCGCTTTAATCTTACTAATAGTAGTCGTTCTACTATTCGGAGTAACAATAAGAAAAAAAGTATATAAAGAGGTTGACCGACTGGAAGCTTGGAAGATCGATATAATGAACAGACCCGTTACAGATGAACTTACAATGGTGAAAAGCCTGAATATGGTCGGACAAACTGAAGAACTGTTTGAAAAATGGCGAAACCAATGGGATGAAATTGTAACGACAGAACTACCGGATATCGAGGAAGCACTGTTTGATATTGAAGAAAGTGCGGACAAATACCGAATCCGGAAAGCAAACCAGCTTGTTGCAGAATTAAATGATCGACTACATAAAATTGAGGAATCGATTCAAATGATTTTAGATGAGCTAAAAGAACTTGTTGGTAGTGAAGAAAAAAACAGAATTGAAATAGAAGAGTTAAAACAAGTATACCGTGATGTTAGAAGATCACTTCTTGCTCATAGTAACACGTTCGGAAATGCTGAGTCGAAGCTGGAGTCTATGCTCGATGAGGCAAATGAAAAGTTTAAAGAATTTGATGAAACTGTTGAAAATGGAAATGTGTTAGTTGGCACTGAAATCGTCTCTTTTATAAAAGAAAGATTAGCTAGATTGCAGATTCTCATAAGTGAAGTACCTGCCCTATTAAAAGAATGTGGACAAGTAATTCCAAATCAACTAGATGAACTTTTGTTAGGGGTAAAAGAGATGAGAGAAGAAGGATTTGTTCTTTCACATCTTCAAATTGAGAAGGAAGTTGCCCAAATTCAGCAGAAATTATCTGAATACCTCTTGAATATTGAGAATGCAGATATTGAACCGGTGAAAGAAGGGGTTGCTGATCTGCTAGTAACCATCGACAGCTTCTATGATCAGTTAGAAAAAGAAGTATTATCCAAGCACTTTGTACAAAAAGAAGTTGACCCAATACATGTCTCAATGAATATCTTGTATGAAGAAACGAAGGAAACGAAAATTGAAACAGAACAAGTACAACTAAGCTATCAGCTACTTGATAAAGACATTGAAGTACAAAGGGAAATTGAGAATCAAATTAATACGTTAATTAAGCGATTTTCTTCTGTAAGGATGTCAATTGAAGAAAGCGATATTGCTTATTCTATTATTAAAAATGAATTAGAAGATATGAAAGTTCAGATTGAAGCAATTAAACTATCACACCAAGAGTTCATTAACATGCTACAAGCACTTCGAAAAGATGAAACTCATGTCAAAGATCAATTAGATGTGATGAGAAGAATGATGATTGAAGCGAAACAGCTTGTTCGTAAAAGTAATGTACCAGGATTACCAGAAAGCTACTTAGTTGAAATACAATCATGCAATGAACAAATTGGCGAGATTGCAGATAAGCTTAATGAAAAACCACTACACGTACCAGTACTGTCTCAGATGCTGGAAAAAGCAATGAAAGATGTAGAGAGACTAACCATTAACACAGAAAATATCGTTGAACAAGCCTATCTTGCAGAGCAAGTCATTCAGTATGGTAACCGCTATCGTGGTCGTTACCTGCAATTATCTGAAAAGCTCTTATCAGCTGAAATTGCATTTCGTAATTTTGAATACTCACGTGCACTTGAGGAAGCAGCAACGGCTCTTGAAAAAATTGAGCCAGGTGCACTAAAACGAATACAACAATTATTAGAAGAAGACGAATTAGAATAA
- a CDS encoding TetR/AcrR family transcriptional regulator — translation MNSTSTKDKVIEASITLFNTKGFDGTSIRDIASKAGVNIANVSYYFKNKQGLLEYLLSSYMDQYIQVIEQVMKKAASQNARESLFHLVQAIISFQSENKHVTRFVFREMTLDNVLTREVMTTYLAKEKYYIKHLLETGIRNKEFRKVSIASTITQLKGMLVMPFIQPQYLTEVLHVIPYEDYFYKQYVTELQKWIDTTICIDYTPSLKAALL, via the coding sequence ATGAATTCAACATCTACAAAAGATAAGGTTATTGAAGCATCCATTACATTATTTAATACAAAGGGTTTTGATGGTACATCAATCCGTGATATTGCTTCTAAAGCAGGTGTAAATATAGCAAATGTATCCTACTACTTTAAAAATAAACAAGGTTTGTTAGAGTATTTGCTTTCTTCTTATATGGATCAATACATTCAGGTAATTGAACAAGTCATGAAAAAAGCAGCATCCCAAAATGCGCGAGAAAGCCTTTTTCATCTTGTACAAGCAATTATTAGCTTTCAATCAGAAAATAAACATGTCACGCGTTTCGTTTTCCGTGAAATGACCCTAGACAATGTGTTAACACGTGAGGTTATGACAACCTATCTAGCGAAAGAAAAGTATTATATTAAGCATTTACTAGAAACGGGTATACGAAACAAGGAATTCCGAAAAGTATCAATTGCCTCAACAATTACTCAACTAAAAGGAATGCTTGTTATGCCGTTTATCCAACCACAATATTTAACTGAGGTATTACATGTTATTCCATATGAAGATTACTTTTATAAACAATATGTAACTGAATTACAAAAGTGGATTGATACTACTATTTGTATCGATTATACCCCTTCATTAAAAGCAGCATTATTGTAG